Genomic segment of Peribacillus frigoritolerans:
ATCATACTTGTTAAAGCTTCTAGGGGCATGAAGCTGGAGGAAGTCGTTCAAGCTCTGCAAAAATAAAAAAAATAGAAAAGGCCGTTTCTTCTTTTGAAACGGCCCTTTTTATCGTGCTTAAAAAAGTGTCCCGGCAATAATGCAGATGTCATCGTTAATGACTGAATGCCTCATCCTTGAGACCAATAGCTCCTGAAGAAGGTCTTGTGTATCGAGATGGACATTTTCGATGAATTCCCTTTCGATATGGTCAGATCGGTCAATGGCGGAAGGTAGGGGCGTTTTAGAGAGTCCATCTGTATAGATGATGAAACGGCTTCCAGGTTCATACTGAAAGACTATTTTTTGAATGGGCAATTCGGGAATCAGTCCGTTTGGGGTGGCTCCTTCGTTCAAATTGAGAATTTGATTGGTGCATGGGGAATACAAAAAAGCTGAAGGAAGTCCGTAATTCACATATTCGATGAGCCGATCCTTTGTATTCACGTATGCGATGAAGGCAGTAATGCGAGCATGGTTTTTGTTTTCCCGATTAACTCCTTGAAATAAATCCTGCATTAGTTTATCCAGTTCCTTTGTTATGAAAATGGGGTCTTTTACACGTTTGATAAGGTCGGGGATCAATGTGCGTATGGACATGTTTATAAGTGCTGTATGAATGCCCTTTTCGAATACATCGATCATTATGAAGCCGTATATCCTGTCATCAACCTCCGTCCAGTAAAATAAATCCCCTGACAGTTCACTTGAAGGCTGGGAAAGGCCTTTGACCTCTATATCTTCATTATTGATCGACAAAGGTAAACCTGAAAGTTGAATGCCCTTTGCAATTCTCAGGCTCCTTGCTGATTTTTGGTGTATCATTTCAAGCTCTTGCCCCTTCATTTTTGCCGAAAACAGTTGCATGCTGATGTTTCGGAGTGACTTTAATTTAATCCTGACTTCCACTGAATCGGCAGGGACCGCCATGGTTTCATAAAAGGTCTTTTCTGGTAAGGCCGGAGGGGTCTCCATTCCTGAAGTGCGTTTGTAAATGAATAAGATAGGGATTTCGTGAGATTCTGCCAAGGCGTACAAAGAAGTTTGCTGCCAAGAGTCTTTTGATATGTGTAAAGGTAAAACAAATAATGATTTCATTAAGTCTGTTGAATTCTTGAATAGATGACTTTGATTGAGTGGATCTTCCAAAAAGGTGACTTTCTTATTCATTTTCTTTAAGATTCGACCAAAATCCTTACATAAAGGAACATCTATTGTGAATATGTTCATATAACCCCCTGTTATTTTGTTGATAGGTCAATCATACTGCATTTAGACTTATTTGCTATAATTTTTAAGCAAAAAGATGGAATTTTCAAAAAAATAAATGCTCCCATATACCTGTAAATTCAATGAGAATTCATGATAAGTCCTTTTCTTTCCAACGGGGGGTAACCGTGGAAGGGTGTTCATCATTAAAACTAATCCTTCCTGAAAAAGGGTTGTTGAAACTATTTGATTTAAACACATATCATATATAAATGGATAATCGTTTTGTGAAAAATTTAAATGGATACAGTAAGCCGACAAGAGGCTGGAATGCTCTCATAACGAACCATGATTTTAACAGGACTAGATACCTGTTTTGTGAAATCCCCCTAACTAGATTTCTGAAACCACTGGAACGTTTTTCAAACTCGCTTTCTTCGAATTTGTCTAAGTTTGAATCCACTTACGATTAAATGGATATAGTAAAATGGTGATCCTATTGATGAAATATTCAGTCCATGTGTTTTTTTAAACGTATTGAATGAACGAGCCATATTCTTACTCAAAAGTGTCACGGCTGCATATTTAACAGGAAGAAATGACTAATTTCTTCATTTTTGAAACGGTCTAAAGTTTTTAGTAACTCTGAATGGGGCGATATCCTTTATTGCATTAACAGTTTGAAAATGGTAATATGAGATATGAGTTTAAATGTCTTATCATTGATGATTATTTAAAATTAATCAGGTTGAGGCAACAAAATTGTATGTTCTTACATGTTTCATGAGTTCATTCTTGAGATTATTTTAGATTTAATAGGCCTCGCGTCTGGTCATATATAAAAGCTGCTTCTCTTGGCGGCTTTAGTAGCTATTAGGGAATCAAGCCGCATTTTAGCGCTTTTCCACTTCTGCAAATCCTCAACGCACCGGGCCTGTTTTGTATAAGAATCTTGGCTCTCGTCAAGTTTTGTTCATACAGCCTTTTTAAGTCTGATGAATAATAGGTGCAGCAGCCCTCACCTGAATAAAACGGTGAAACATCCGTTTATGCTACTTTTAATTTTCCATATTGAATTTAATTTTGGTTACATGTACTTTTAAAAAGATGAGCGTATGTTAATGATAAGTCTACACGTGCGCGAAGTTAAAAATGCCAGTGAATGTCCGTACTGGTATATTTCCTTTTTAAAAAATCATATTGAGTTCATTTGAACTAAAAGGCAGACATACTTTTAGGTGATAATGATAAACTTTCTATAAGAGATAAAGTAGAACATCCGTCATGATGATGAGGATTTGAACTAAACATCTGTGCATGATATGCACGTGTAAATTTACGATATAAAAAGGAGTACGAAAACATTGACATTGTTTAGCGAATTAGGATTAGATAGAACGTCCATGAAATCAATAGAAAAAATGGGATTTGAGGAAGCGAGCCCGATTCAATCCCAAACGATACCTCTAGCACTTGAAGGTAAAGATATCATCGGTCAAGCGCAAACAGGAACAGGTAAAACAGCAGCATTCGGTATTCCATTGATGGAAAACATCGATATTAATAACGAAAACGTGCAAGGGATCGTCATTGCACCTACACGTGAGCTAGCCATTCAAGTTTCCGAGGAGCTTTTCAAGCTTGGTTACGGAAAACGCGCTCGTGTACTTGCGGTTTATGGTGGACAAGATATCGACCGTCAAATCCGTGCATTAAAGAAAAAACCACATATTATCGTTGGTACGCCTGGTCGTCTTTTAGACCATATCAAACGTAAAAATATCAAATTAGGCGGAGTTCATACTGTAGTACTTGATGAAGCTGATGAAATGCTTAACATGGGATTCATTGAGGATATCGAATCGATCCT
This window contains:
- a CDS encoding PP2C family protein-serine/threonine phosphatase, with translation MNIFTIDVPLCKDFGRILKKMNKKVTFLEDPLNQSHLFKNSTDLMKSLFVLPLHISKDSWQQTSLYALAESHEIPILFIYKRTSGMETPPALPEKTFYETMAVPADSVEVRIKLKSLRNISMQLFSAKMKGQELEMIHQKSARSLRIAKGIQLSGLPLSINNEDIEVKGLSQPSSELSGDLFYWTEVDDRIYGFIMIDVFEKGIHTALINMSIRTLIPDLIKRVKDPIFITKELDKLMQDLFQGVNRENKNHARITAFIAYVNTKDRLIEYVNYGLPSAFLYSPCTNQILNLNEGATPNGLIPELPIQKIVFQYEPGSRFIIYTDGLSKTPLPSAIDRSDHIEREFIENVHLDTQDLLQELLVSRMRHSVINDDICIIAGTLF